The genomic region TCAGTTACTCTTTAACGTGGCACCACGCGGTAGAGCACCAGCCCGATGCCGGTGAAAACGATGCTTGGAATCCAGGCGGCCAGCAGCGGCGAAAGGGAGCCGACCTGCGCGAAGTTGCGGCTCAGAATCACGAAGATGATGAACACAAAGGCCAGCACGAAGCCCAGCGCAATCTGCCCGCCCACGCCGGCGCGGCTCTTGCGGGCGCTCATAATCACGCCGATGATGGTGAGGATGAAGATGGCGTAGGGGTAGGCGTACCGCTCGTATTTCTCACTCAGGTACACCTGCGTGTCGTCGGAGCCGCGGTCTATTTTCTGCTGAATGTAGCGGTTCAGTTCGGGCAGCGTCATGGTTTCGCTCAGGCGGTAGGTGCTGGCGAAGTCCTTGGGGAAGAGGTTGAGCGTGGTGTCGCGGGCCGGCAACGACAGCAGCACCTCCTTCTGGCCCCGGAACGTGCGCACCAGCTGCGGCGAGAGGCGCCAGGCCCGCTTGGTAGAGTCCCAGGTGATGGCCTCGGCCGTCATGCGGCGCTTGAGCAGCGTGCCCTCAATGGTTTCGAGCGCAAACTTGTAGCCGATGTTGTTGACGTTGTCGTAGCTTTCCATGAAGGCGTAGCTGCTGGGCCCGATCTTCATGTGCACGTCGCGCCCCTTGAAGCGGTAGGGATTCTTAACGTACTTGCGCTCAAACTCCACCCGCGTCTTGTTGGCGTACGGAATGATCCAGCCGGTGAGGGCAACGGTGGCGACGCCCAGCACGAAGCTGCCCATCAGGTAGGGCACCAGCAGCCGCTTGAAGCTCACGCCCGACGACAGAATGGCCACGATTTCGGTACGCGCCGCCAGCTGCGCCGTCACGAACACCACCGCAATAAACACGGTGATGGGGGAGAGCAGGTTGGCGTAATACGGAAACAGGTTCACGTAATACTCCGTGATGATCTGCCACGCGCCCAAGTTGTGCTGAATGAAATTGTCGTTCTTCTCTGTGAAGTCAATCACGCAAATCACCATCACCAGCACCAGCACCGTGAAGAAGAAGGCCGTGAGGAATTTCTGGAGAATGTATTTATCGAGAATTCGCATAAATCGCTGATTCGCGCTGATTAACCGTGATTTAGCTGATTTTGGAAGTTGAAATATCGATTCGCAAAATCAGCGAAAATGCAGGAATCGACAAGGGCAGGAAGAAAGCTCGCTGTTGCAGTAATTCAACTGTCAAAAGGTGAAAATCAGTGAAATCACGATTAATCAGCGCGAATCAGCGATTGTCGAAAGGTGGGAATCAGCGAAATCACGGTTAATCAGCGCGAATCAGCGATTTACAGCCGCGTCATCACCTGCTTCACCATCTTCTCCTTCCACTCGCGGAAGGTGCCGGCCAGGATCTGCTCCCGGGCCTGCTTCACCAGCCACAGGTAGAAGCTCAGGTTGTGGATGGAGGCCAGCTGCGGCCCCAGCATTTCCTTGCTCTGGAACAGGTGCCGCAGGTAGCTGCGCGAGTAAAACGTGCTGACGTGGCCACCGAGTTCGGCGTCAATCGGCTCGAAATCCAGCGCCCACTTCTTGTTGGTCACGTTCATGATGCCCTGGGTGGTGAACAGCATGCCGTTGCGGGCGTTGCGGGTCGGCATCACGCAGTCGAACATATCCACGCCCAACGCAATGTTCTCCAGAATATTGGCCGGCGTGCCCACGCCCATCAGGTAGCGCGGCTTGTCCTTGGGCAGAATGTCGCAGACGATTTCGGTCATTTCGTACATCATCTCGGCCGGCTCGCCCACGCTCAGCCCGCCGATGGCGTTGCCCTCGCGCCCCTGCTCGGCAATGAACTCGGCCGAGCGCACGCGCAGGTCCTTGAACGTGGAGCCCTGCACAATCGGGAACAGGGTCTGCTGGTAGCCGTAGTGGCCTTCGGTGCTGTCGAAGCGGGCAATGCAGCGCTTCAGCCAGCGGTGGGTCATGTCGAGGGAGCGGGCCGCGTAGTCGTACTCGCAGGGCCAGGGCGTGCACTCGTCGAAGGCCATGATGATGTCGGCCCCGATGGTGCGCTGAATATCCATCACGCCCTCGGGCGAGAACAAATGCTGCGAGCCGTCGATGTGGGAGCGGAACTTCACGCCTTCCTCCTTGATCTTGCGCGTGCCGCTGAGCGAGTACACTTGGTAGCCGCCCGAGTCGGTGAGAATGGGCCGGTCCCAGCCGTTGAACTTGTGCAGGCCGCCGGCCTTGCTGAGCACCTCTAGGCCGGGGCGCAGGTAGAGGTGGTAGGTGTTGCCAAGGATGATCTGGGCCTGCACCTCGTCCTTGAGGTCGCGCTGCTGCACGGCCTTCACGGTGCCGACCGTCCCGACGGGCATGAAAATGGGCGTTTCGATGGCGCCGTGGGCCGTGTGCACCACCCCGGCGCGGGCTTTGGTGTGCGGGTCTTGCGTTACTAAGTCGAAAGTCATGGTGGGGCAGTAGCCGGTGGTCGGTTGCTGGTGGTCAATTGTCAGATAGTCCTTGCTATGATCGGAAGAACAAACTGCCAACTGACAACGAGCAACTGCCAACTGATTATGCGTGCAAAGGTACTCGGCCCATCCCGAATGCCTACTTTTGCGGGCTAATTCCCACGCTGCGTGTTGCCCGTTCATTTCTCCCCGGCCCTTTGGCTGCTGCTGGCCACGGTGCTGGTGCAGCTCTACTACGCCGCCTACTACTTCTGGCCCTTCGCCACCCGCCCGCCCGAGCCCACCGAGGCCGGGGCCGAGCCGGTTTCGGTGCTGGTGTGCGCCCATAACGAGCTGGAAAACCTGCGCCGCCTGCTGCCGCTGCTGCTCCGGCAAGAGTATCCCGCCGGCTTGGAAATCGTGCTCATCGACGACCGGTCGGAGGACGATACTTACCTCTACGCCCAGCAGCTCAGCCAGTACTACCCCAACTTCCGCCTCGTCACCATCGGCCGCACGCCCGACGGCCTGTCGCCCAAAAAATACGCCCTCACGCTGGGAATCAAGTCGGCCCGCTACCCGCAGCTGCTCTTCACCGATGCCGACTGCATTCCGGCCACCAACCAGTGGGTGCAGCACTTGGCCGCCGGCTTCCGGCAGCCCGCCGATATGGTGCTGGGCTACTCGGCCTACGCCGCCGAGCCCGGTTTTCTCAACAAGCTGGTGCGGTTTGAAACCCTGCTGACCGGCGCGCAGTACCTCTCGTTTGCGTGGCGCGGCCAGCCCTACATGGGCGTGGGGCGCAACCTGGCCTATACCCGCGGGGTCTTTGCCACAACTAAGGGCTTTGCTTCCCACATCCGCAGCCTGTCCGGCGACGACGACCTGCTGGTGCAGGATGCCGTGGCGCGGGGTGCGCGCGTGGCAGTGGTGGCCGAGCCGGTGGCCCACACGCTCAGCGAACCCGCCACCACCTGGGGCGGCTGGTGGCGGCAGAAACGGCGGCATCTGTCGGCCGGCCGCAGCTACCGTCTGGCCGACCGGCTGCGGTTGGGAAACTTTATCGGAAGCAATCTGCTTTTCTACGCGGTTAGTTTAGGGTTGCTGTTTTCCCAGCCCGATTGGATACCTTTGGCCGGCCTCTGGGTGGTACGCACCGGCCTGGTGTGCGCCACCTACCAGCGTCTGAGCCGGCGCCTCGATGACCCATTGCCGGTGGCGCTGCTGCCGGTGTTAGACGTTGTCTACTTTTTTTATTATCTCGCTTTAGGAATGTCGCTGTTCCTCTACCGCAACCTCCGATGGAAGTAAATAATCAGGAAAAACAATTCTCTGCCAAAGCCAAGCACGACTTCAAGCTGATCCGCGCCGCCGTGGAAAACAGCGACGAAAAGGCGTACGCTGAGCTGATGCAGATTTACAAGAAGCCGGTGTACCACGTGGTGCTGAAGATGGTGCGCAACCCCGACGACGCCGACGACCTTACCATCGAAGCCTTCGCCAAGGCCTTCCGCAACCTGCACAAGTTCAACCCCGAGTTTGCCTTCAGCACTTGGCTGTTTCGCATCGCCACCAACAACTGCATTGATTTTATCCGCAAGAATAAAATCAAAACGATGTCCATCGACTCGGCCATCAAGATTGACAACGGCGACGAAATCACCATCGACTTCCGCGACCAGAACCTGAACCCGCAGGAGACGACCATCAAAAACCAGAAGATCGAAATCATGCAGCACGTGGTGTCCCGGCTGCCTGATAAGTATCAGCGCCTCGTGACGCTGCGCTACTTCGATGAGCTGAGCTACGAGGAAATTGCCCAGGAGCTGAAAGCGCCCCTTGGCACCGTGAAAGCCCAGCTGCACCGCGCCCGCGAGCTGCTTTATGACATGGTGAAAAATAAAAAGGAAATCATATAAGTAAAAAAAGCCCCGCAAGGGGCTTTTTTTATCCCGTCATTCTGAGCTTGCGAAGGATCTTATCACGTCTGCATTGCCGCTGACCGAGTCAGTTCAACGTGATAAGGTCTTTCGCAAGCTCAGGATGACAGATGCCGTCGGTGTTTACCTTTGCCCCACTATGCACATGCTTCCCCACTACTTCCCGCACCTCACCGACCACCAGCGCCAGCTGTTCAGCCAGCTCGATACCGAGTTTCGCGGCTGGAACGAGCGGCTTAACCTGGTAGCCCGCACCGACGTCGATAACCTGGCCGAGCGGCATTTTCTGCACTCGCTGGGCATTGCCAAGGTGGTGGAGTTTGTACCGGGCTCGTCGGTGCTGGATGTGGGTACGGGCGGCGGCCTGCCCGGTTTGCCGCTGGCCATTCTGTTTCCGGAGGTGAAGTTTCATCTGGTCGACAGCATCGGCAAGAAGATTCATGCCGTGCAGGAAATGGCCCGCGACCTGGGCCTCACCAACGTCACGGCCGAGCAGACCCGCGCCGAGCAGCTGCGCCCCAAATACGACTACGTGGTGAGCCGCGCCGTGGCGCGCCTAGCCACCTTCCACACTTGGATTGCGCACCGCTACAAGCCCCAGCACGAAGCCGCGTCCAACAGTGGCCTCTACTACCTCAAAGGTGGCGACCTGACCGAGGAAATCGACGAATCGGGTCTGAAGGCCACCATCCACAACCTGAGCGACTTCTACACCGAGGATTTCTTCGAAACTAAGAAGGTAGTGTTCGTGCCATCCGGCCGCTAAAAAGTCAGGCCGGCACGGCGGCCGTCAGGAACTCCACGGCGCGGCGCTCGGAATAGTACGCGCCGTCCGGCGTGCCTTCGCCGAAGCCCACGTGGCCGCCGTCGGAGGGCGTTTCCAGGAACACGAACTCGCTGCGGGCGGCCGCGTCGCGCGGGAAGCAGGTAGGCGGCAGAAACGGGTCGTTTTCGGCATTCACGAGCAGTGTCGGGATGCGGATGCCGCTCAGGTAGCGGCCGGAGCTGGCGTGCTCGTAATAGTCCTCCGCCGACTTGAAGCCGTGCATCGGTGCCGTAAATCGGTCGTCGAATTGTGGGAAATCCAGGAGCTGGTCGAGGTCGGTGAGGTCAATCTGGTCGGGCAGCAGGGCCGCCTTCTGGCGCATCTTTCCGCGCAGTGTTTTCAGAAAGCGGTTGAGGTACACCCGGTTTTCGAGGCGGCCGATGTGATAGGAGCTGGCCCTGAGGTCGGTAGGAACCGAAAACACGGCGGCGCGCTCCACCTCGTCCGGCACCCGCGCCGGGTTTTCGCCCAGGTATTTGAGCGTGACATTGCCGCCGGCTGAAAAGCCAGTCAGGAAGATGCGCTGGTAGCGGGGCGTGGCCAGGGCGTGGCGCACCACAAAGTCGAGGTCGTCGGTGTCACCGAGGTGGTAGGAGCGGAGCAGGCGGTTCATTTCGCCGCTGCAGCTGCGGTAGTTCCAGGCCAGCGCGTCGAAGCCGGCCTGGTTAAGGGCTCGCACCATGCCGCGCACATACGGCCGCGAGGCGTCGCCCTCCAGCCCGTGCGACACGATGCAGAGCGTATCGGCCGGGGCATGCGGCTGCCGCGACCAGTCGAGGTCGAGAAAGTCGCCGTCGGCCGTTTCCACCCGCTCGCGCTGGTAGTGTACCTCCGGCACCTCGCGCCACAGGCTGGGCACAATGGTTTGCAGGTGGCCGTTGAACATATAGAACGGCGGCTGATAGCGGGAGTCGGCAACGAGTGGCATGGGCGAGGGCGGCTAACTAGGGTGCGGTGTGGTTGGTAGGATGCCCGGCAGATCTGTATAGAATTTAGTGCTTCTGGCGCGATTGTCAACCCTGTTTTACAAATAAAGTTCGGCATGCCTACTGCTCAGGTAAGCAAGTCCCGCGAGATTATTCGGCGTCCGAGGCGCAAATTCCGGGCGGTCTGTTT from Hymenobacter canadensis harbors:
- a CDS encoding LptF/LptG family permease, which codes for MRILDKYILQKFLTAFFFTVLVLVMVICVIDFTEKNDNFIQHNLGAWQIITEYYVNLFPYYANLLSPITVFIAVVFVTAQLAARTEIVAILSSGVSFKRLLVPYLMGSFVLGVATVALTGWIIPYANKTRVEFERKYVKNPYRFKGRDVHMKIGPSSYAFMESYDNVNNIGYKFALETIEGTLLKRRMTAEAITWDSTKRAWRLSPQLVRTFRGQKEVLLSLPARDTTLNLFPKDFASTYRLSETMTLPELNRYIQQKIDRGSDDTQVYLSEKYERYAYPYAIFILTIIGVIMSARKSRAGVGGQIALGFVLAFVFIIFVILSRNFAQVGSLSPLLAAWIPSIVFTGIGLVLYRVVPR
- the tgt gene encoding tRNA guanosine(34) transglycosylase Tgt — protein: MTFDLVTQDPHTKARAGVVHTAHGAIETPIFMPVGTVGTVKAVQQRDLKDEVQAQIILGNTYHLYLRPGLEVLSKAGGLHKFNGWDRPILTDSGGYQVYSLSGTRKIKEEGVKFRSHIDGSQHLFSPEGVMDIQRTIGADIIMAFDECTPWPCEYDYAARSLDMTHRWLKRCIARFDSTEGHYGYQQTLFPIVQGSTFKDLRVRSAEFIAEQGREGNAIGGLSVGEPAEMMYEMTEIVCDILPKDKPRYLMGVGTPANILENIALGVDMFDCVMPTRNARNGMLFTTQGIMNVTNKKWALDFEPIDAELGGHVSTFYSRSYLRHLFQSKEMLGPQLASIHNLSFYLWLVKQAREQILAGTFREWKEKMVKQVMTRL
- a CDS encoding glycosyltransferase, encoding MLPVHFSPALWLLLATVLVQLYYAAYYFWPFATRPPEPTEAGAEPVSVLVCAHNELENLRRLLPLLLRQEYPAGLEIVLIDDRSEDDTYLYAQQLSQYYPNFRLVTIGRTPDGLSPKKYALTLGIKSARYPQLLFTDADCIPATNQWVQHLAAGFRQPADMVLGYSAYAAEPGFLNKLVRFETLLTGAQYLSFAWRGQPYMGVGRNLAYTRGVFATTKGFASHIRSLSGDDDLLVQDAVARGARVAVVAEPVAHTLSEPATTWGGWWRQKRRHLSAGRSYRLADRLRLGNFIGSNLLFYAVSLGLLFSQPDWIPLAGLWVVRTGLVCATYQRLSRRLDDPLPVALLPVLDVVYFFYYLALGMSLFLYRNLRWK
- a CDS encoding RNA polymerase sigma factor; the protein is MEVNNQEKQFSAKAKHDFKLIRAAVENSDEKAYAELMQIYKKPVYHVVLKMVRNPDDADDLTIEAFAKAFRNLHKFNPEFAFSTWLFRIATNNCIDFIRKNKIKTMSIDSAIKIDNGDEITIDFRDQNLNPQETTIKNQKIEIMQHVVSRLPDKYQRLVTLRYFDELSYEEIAQELKAPLGTVKAQLHRARELLYDMVKNKKEII
- the rsmG gene encoding 16S rRNA (guanine(527)-N(7))-methyltransferase RsmG gives rise to the protein MHMLPHYFPHLTDHQRQLFSQLDTEFRGWNERLNLVARTDVDNLAERHFLHSLGIAKVVEFVPGSSVLDVGTGGGLPGLPLAILFPEVKFHLVDSIGKKIHAVQEMARDLGLTNVTAEQTRAEQLRPKYDYVVSRAVARLATFHTWIAHRYKPQHEAASNSGLYYLKGGDLTEEIDESGLKATIHNLSDFYTEDFFETKKVVFVPSGR
- a CDS encoding YheT family hydrolase; this encodes MPLVADSRYQPPFYMFNGHLQTIVPSLWREVPEVHYQRERVETADGDFLDLDWSRQPHAPADTLCIVSHGLEGDASRPYVRGMVRALNQAGFDALAWNYRSCSGEMNRLLRSYHLGDTDDLDFVVRHALATPRYQRIFLTGFSAGGNVTLKYLGENPARVPDEVERAAVFSVPTDLRASSYHIGRLENRVYLNRFLKTLRGKMRQKAALLPDQIDLTDLDQLLDFPQFDDRFTAPMHGFKSAEDYYEHASSGRYLSGIRIPTLLVNAENDPFLPPTCFPRDAAARSEFVFLETPSDGGHVGFGEGTPDGAYYSERRAVEFLTAAVPA